In Palaemon carinicauda isolate YSFRI2023 chromosome 18, ASM3689809v2, whole genome shotgun sequence, a genomic segment contains:
- the LOC137657610 gene encoding protein Star-like, with protein MGKMGLSPLRVILPIVAILGLVITFYPTENTTVTSEPRPIMDIPNSADEVQKSNNGNQLQTSSVCNCSPYDFRGADQEDPRLIEYIRRELLVPPSIQPYKLARSGAVHFSQFDQSRIANEMLRGMKDGFFVEVGAADGERLSNSIFFERELGWRGLLIEAIPSYFEALKKKHRKAYAIHAALSQTTSASEVSMKANGLGSKLSAHGITVKGLPFFSILQALDVKVVDFLSLDIESFEVKILKTIPWDKIKFRLMCIEVNHIPEGKEFLTKFLQEKGYKFLGYGKIDAWYSHPDLLETKVKPH; from the exons ATGGGAAAAATGGGACTAAGTCCACTTCGAGTTATACTCCCCATTGTTGCAATCCTAGGTTTGGTAATAACATTTTACCCCACCGAAAATACCACAGTAACATCAG AACCGAGGCCTATTATGGACATTCCAAATTCTGCTGACGAGGTGCAGAAGTCAAACAACGGAAATCAACTGCAGACTTCCTCAGTCTGCAATTGCAGTCCATATGATTTCAGg gGAGCAGACCAGGAAGACCCAAGACTGATTGAATACATCCGTCGCGAACTGTTAGTTCCTCCATCGATTCAACCTTACAAACTTGCAAGGTCTGGCGCAGTTCACTTTTCGCAATTCGACCagtcaagaattgcgaatgaaatGCTGAGAGGAATG AAAGACGGGTTCTTTGTTGAGGTTGGCGCTGCAGATGGAGAGAGGCTGAGTAATTCGATCTTCTTCGAGAGGGAGCTGGGCTGGAGAGGACTCCTGATCGAAGCCATCCCATCCTATTTCGAAGCGCTGAAGAAAAAACACAGGAAGGCCTACGCCATTCACGCCGCTCTCTCACAGACAACTTCTGCGTCCGAAGTATCGATGAA GGCTAATGGCCTTGGCAGTAAGCTAAGTGCTCATGGTATTACCGTAAAAGGACTTCCGTTCTTTTCTATTCTTCAAGCACTGGATGTTAAAGTAGTAGATTTCTTATCTCTGGATATTGAGTCTTTTGAAGTCAAg aTTCTAAAGACCATTCCATGGGATAAGATCAAGTTTAGGCTGATGTGCATCGAGGTGAACCACATTCCCGAGGGGAAGGAATTCCTGACGAAATTCCTACAAGAAAAAGGATACAAATTTCTAGGATACGGAAAAATCGATGCTTGGTATTCACATCCAGATCTCTTAGAGACAAAGGTTAAACCACATTAG